One Homalodisca vitripennis isolate AUS2020 unplaced genomic scaffold, UT_GWSS_2.1 ScUCBcl_501;HRSCAF=2643, whole genome shotgun sequence genomic window carries:
- the LOC124370769 gene encoding poly [ADP-ribose] polymerase tankyrase-like yields MLYTLIARGASLETTRNDSLTPLQVAILYRRYDAAGILINGGSRLNGTIEGGEFRGRAAFHLAATSLDVDLIDLCLKYGADVKVCDSYGIDPPASVLTAAIYEFEEKGVGNSEVVVEILKMFTRCNYPVDVIQEFWEHVKISTLKKKSTVVFKMLDSVLKTQNDFLMKLMHLDVRGIEKIVAAGAEVRCCSQGTPFPLHYIASKGDARIMRILLSGGVQTNRLDKSGETALHKAASMGHVDCCRLLLEYGAVYNYKSRHTCRRTPAQLARSVGHTGVTSLLSTIDGYFKRLRIGKFKQPNPDDELFTAVMNCRSSGGTTLLGSAVHLALKREAEILMGLRLRMSDGVS; encoded by the coding sequence ATGTTGTACACATTGATTGCGCGCGGCGCCTCACTCGAGACGACACGAAACGATAGTCTTACCCCATTACAGGTGGCCATATTGTATAGGAGATATGATGCGGCAGGGATTTTAATCAACGGCGGATCAAGACTGAACGGTACAATCGAAGGAGGTGAATTTCGGGGGCGTGCGGCATTTCATTTAGCTGCAACTTCGCTGGACGTCGATTTGATCGATCTCTGTTTGAAGTATGGAGCCGACGTGAAAGTGTGTGACAGCTACGGGATAGACCCTCCGGCCAGTGTTTTGACGGCCGCGATATACGAATTTGAAGAAAAAGGAGTGGGCAATTCCGAAGTCGtggtggaaattttaaaaatgttcacgaGGTGCAACTATCCAGTCGATGTCATACAGGAATTTTGGGAGCATGTTAAAatatctacattaaaaaaaaaatctacagtTGTCTTTAAAATGTTGGATTCTGTACTAAAGACGCAAAATGactttttaatgaaattgatGCACCTGGATGTAAGGGGTATTGAGAAGATCGTCGCGGCGGGTGCCGAAGTAAGGTGTTGCAGCCAAGGAACCCCGTTCCCTCTCCATTATATCGCCTCGAAAGGGGACGCGAGGATAATGAGAATACTTCTGAGCGGAGGCGTACAGACAAACCGCTTGGATAAAAGCGGAGAGACCGCCCTGCACAAAGCGGCGAGTATGGGTCACGTCGACTGCTGCCGTCTGTTGCTGGAGTATGGGGCGGTATACAACTACAAAAGTCGTCACACGTGTCGTAGGACGCCCGCACAGTTGGCGAGGTCCGTTGGGCACACGGGAGTGACATCGTTGTTGTCCACCATCGACGGATATTTCAAGCGACTGCGGATTGGTAAATTCAAACAGCCAAACCCCGACGACGAACTGTTTACTGCCGTTATGAACTGTCGTTCCAGTGGAGGGACCACCCTGCTGGGAAGCGCCGTCCACCTCGCGTTGAAAAGAGAAGCCGAAATCTTGATGGGTCTAAGGTTAAGAATGAGTGATGGTGTTTCataa
- the LOC124370770 gene encoding poly [ADP-ribose] polymerase tankyrase-2-like, protein MEENAVKVFRATFESGRVFTVSGMKKLINMGFNLNSAIHQETGWSILHYAVKSTDFQFVKFLLSVNADPNNTDKKGRTPLHYSVSKNLSAYVKLLIKHGADPNRECNEHLTPTALAVAEDNSEMLTLLISLGADPDRIVELDGQQVTPLQLAVNVYNFKIVRLLLENGADPDKSVPATGEKQRYTSPYASVHSREDS, encoded by the coding sequence ATGGAGGAGAACGCCGTTAAGGTCTTCCGCGCCACATTCGAGTCGGGCCGCGTTTTTACAGTGTCGGGTAtgaaaaaactcatcaatatggGATTCAACCTAAACAGTGCAATCCACCAGGAAACAGGATGGAGCATCTTACACTACGCGGTGAAATCAACCGATTTCCAATTTGTTAAATTTCTACTGAGTGTTAACGCGGATCCAAACAATACAGACAAAAAAGGACGGACGCCTTTGCATTATTCCGTCTCCAAAAACTTATCCGCCTATGTGAAACTTCTGATTAAGCACGGTGCCGACCCGAACCGCGAGTGCAACGAACATCTTACACCAACAGCACTCGCCGTCGCCGAAGACAATTCAGAGATGCTGACACTCCTAATATCCCTCGGAGCCGACCCCGACCGTATCGTAGAGTTGGATGGCCAGCAGGTGACACCTCTGCAACTCGCAGTGaatgtgtacaattttaaaatcgtaCGGCTGTTGTTGGAGAATGGTGCGGATCCAGACAAAAGTGTCCCCGCGACGGGAGAGAAACAGCGTTACACGTCGCCGTACGCGTCCGTCCACTCGAGAGAAGACAGCTGA